gtgtcacacagccactgcatACATGTTGCTCTCGTGTGTAGTTTCCGTCTTTTGTGATTTATGCGTGATACACGttattcataagtgtttcttgcgttcgtcattcgtggATGTACGCAGACCAAAATTCGGTTTTCAGCTGTTTCAAATTTTGGGCCGGTGGAGAATTACGTAATTTTTcgtgtattttacgtagtttatatgctataaattattacgtaaatctgacacagttgtgtgtgatttttgcaagatgcatacgtAAATTTGTGGCTTTTACACAACCGTTCCACACATGTGTAGCAGACTTTTCTAATGCACCGATGGATAACTTTAATATCGCATATACGTTGCACATTTCACGTTAAAGTGACGTCATGGAcccgtgcaatatgcacaaaacgTGACTATGACACGGCCTTTATCGATGACTTAAAGTTCTAAACGTTTATTCTAaagaagtccgaatctgtgctCTTTCTGTAACGACGATTCTCCACAGGTTTTAGGCAATGCATGCTGGGAGTTTTCTCCCGCAGCAGCCATGCAGTCCCGCCTTGTTGATGGCGTCCGTTTCTTTCTTTGGCCTCTTGTTAGGCGTCTTTGTCTCTCCCAGCTGAGTCTGTCAGAGGAGGACGGACTGAGGATGAGGCTGGAGTTCCAGAAGTGTCTGTCGGTCATCGACCGCTGCCTGGTTCTGCCTCACGCCGTCTCCAGAACCAAGCTGCACGCCGCCATGGCAACGTGGAGGAAGAAGGGCGGAGAGCAGATGGTGAATCTCatcaacagttttttcttttactctacATTATTTTTACGGAGGGGTCCAAACGAGGCCGAAGTTGGCGTTTCATTTCTTCAAGcttatagatttttaaaaaaatatatttttaaaaaatgtatttattgttattttctaaataaaaacacaagataaACAATGACAACCCCCCCATGCTTATAATTGCAGCATATTATTAAGATATTTAGTATACACGtgtataaatgttttaagaagACAATAATATGAGATGTAAAAAAATGGTCAGGATATAATACTTATATAAACGACAAAGGAATCAAATCTGATAACAGCCTGAAAACATCCCAACGGCTTCCAAACTAAGCCAGATTTACGTTCAGAACGTCTACCTTTAAGTTTTGAGTGAAGTGAAACATCCTGGATCCAGAGTGATACTGTGGGTGGAGCAGCGTCATTCCATTTAAGAACGATCAAGTatgattttcaaaatgaaaatactaCGACAGGAAATGTAGCTTAAAAAAGACCCAAAGTTGTTCAGATGTAAAAGTCGTTTCTGATGaataaaaattcattaaaggtttttttttatagaatgcCATAACATGAACATAATATTTCAGAATTCTGCCTCAGATTTAACTAAAAAGATAAACCCTATTCTGTTTTTACAGACGTCTCTGTGATAAAGACAGATCACGTGTATTTTCTGAGCTAAGCTTTCTTCACATGATTTGACTTTATTCGATTGAGTTTCCACTCTGATAGAAACgtttgcagctgctttaaacttagACTTTGTGTTTAAGTGGATTTTTACTTCAGCATCAAAGCGGAGGCTAAAAACCCTCTTCAGCCTCGTCCGTTTGAAGGGGGGTGGATATGGagggatatttctgccaccacgttgcacacaaaactttctaagttgcaggtgaaaatattaaatatttgcttttcaacttagaaagttttgtgtgcaacgtggtggcagaaatatccctCCATAGGTGGATAAATCCATgatgtttctccttttttgcatctttgtggaaccaaagaagtttaaaaatctttaaaacagATGCAAAGGAAGAGATATTTGTCGTTGCattaatacacaaaacacatggAAATGCACAAAATATAAATCAGTTTGTAGGATTCGCTGTTACTGTGATTCGCTaagaaatctttgttttttttgtgaactaAAAGATCTTTTAAATAAAGCGGTTGTCTGCGACCTGAGGCTCCACTGTGGCTCTCTGCTTAAAAACGTAAAATGCCTTTCATTTGGAAAGTTACTgtcaagtaaaaagaaaatatgaatcAACATTTGGGCGCCGTGTTCCACAGAAACTCAGTCGgaggtcagtaagcacaactagaatttaaagtggattttctctttttgaacAAACTCCTTAGAGTTCAAAAAATAGAGTAAGGGTCACTTAAGAGgctctaatttattttatttagatagATTTACAGATTTGTGACTGAGATGCTCCACAAACAGTAAAAtcaacttgtttgtttgtttgtttgttttgttcactgCTGACTCTACACATCCTACTACTacttttgttgcattttgaTGATCCTGTGTGACAcggggtgtcttttattttgaaagggagcCATGTAAACCTCTGTCAAAActactttttgctttatttctttgtgctcatgttttatttatgctaaaTAACAGTGTATATTTATTTGTCATGAGAGCAACAATAGCATAAATACAAGTCAGTGAACTGTTTTTATAATTGAATGGTGAATTACGAGTGTTTTGGTCGTCACCGCAGCCCACAGTCCATCCGCCGATGAGCCACGTTTTCATCCCGCAGAGGGCTTGTAGTTCTGCTCACTGAGGGCTTTTGTGGTCTTTCCAGACGGACtccagaaagaaaacagacacgtctgatctgctgctgttccAGGAGAGCCTGCAGGAGAGAATTCAGCTGTTTGAGAAGGAGAAAGAAATGGAGACGGGTTTAATGGAGGAGGTGAAGAATCTCCATGCTGTGAAACACGCACAGCTTCCATCAGAACCCTTGAGGTGTCTTTCCCTGTGGCAGGTGCTGGAGGAGATGCAGAAGGAGAGGTCGGCTCTCCTGCTTTCTCAGACAGACGGCCTCGCCGTTCAGATAGCTACAATCCACTACCAGAAGGCTGAGAGGTGCAGCAAGCTCCTGGAGACGTCCAGGGCCGCGCTCGCCCTGCAAAGCCTGCTCATTCAGCAGCTCAGAGAGGGGAAACAGCTGGAGAAGCAGGAGCTGGCTCAGGTCATACAGAGCCACTGTCAGGTGGAAACTGCCGTCTAATTCAAGGATTTGAGCTCACTTAAATGTGCACTTTCTCCCTAAAAGAGGTGTATTTGTGACGATCAGGACCTACATCTGCAGCAGGAGAAGGATGAGCTTGTTCTGCAGTCGTGTGAGTCTGCAGCCCCATCAAGTCAGTGCTGCCATAAGGTCTCTGAGGGAGAGGAACGcagtgaggaagatgaagggtTTCAGCTGCGCTCAGACGCCACGATGACGTCCGTCCTCCAGGAGGCGCTTCACAAGTGTGAGCAGGTTCTCACGCTGATGGCTGAGAGGTCGGTCAGCCGTTCCTTTTCTCAGGAATAAGatccttttgtttttggctGAGGTTTCATAATGTCGTTTCCAGGTTTCACGTCTTGAACCTCAGCGATCAATCTGTGGAGGATTCCAAAGAGGGGACGGAGCTGGAGAGGCTGCGTTCCCTCTGTGACCTGGTGAGACTTCGCAGGTTTCTGTTACCGCGCCGCAGGTATCCATCCGGTGAACCTGATCACCGCTTTTCCCGTTTCTCCCGGTTGCCGCTCCCATTCAGGATCTGGAGTTTGCGTCTCAGCTGCTGAAGCAGACTCGCGTATCAGCCGCCGCCCTGCAGGAGGCGCTGCGCCTGCTCCTGCCAACGCTGCCGGAGAGCGAGCTCCTGTCGCTCGCCGACGTCCTCTGCCCCAAACACTCTGCAGAACAGGAGCATTCTGGGTAAGAGCTGGATTTTCTCTACACGCCAATCTGCAACTGTTGATTCCCGTCGGCAGAAACAAGTTAAACATTTCCTAAATGTTTGCCTCAGAGGATCCTttgcatctaaaaaaaactttacagatTTGAAGAACTTCAGTACATTTCTTAAAGGTTTGTGTCATTTTGTAAGTAAGATTGAGCAGAAATGCTGTTGGATTTGTTGGGCCTTCATTCATTTAGGTTGGCCCATTGAGAACAGTTTCTCAATTACAACAAGGACCTGAGTTTGTGATTTGGATCCATGGATGATCCCATAATCTTGTCACAGAATCAGCCATCATTCTGTAACTTGTTCAGGTTGTGAATGAGGTTTAGGTATTTAAATTTACCTCATGGctagaaacaagaaaaagaatccatctttttgtgatttttctagATTAGCAGACACTTTTCAATCCCATTCTTCTGaaaacttctgtgttttgaggCTCTTCAGCTCAGACCTTTGCAGTTCAGAGACGTTTTTCTGGGTGAAAACGAGTTGGAGACTCGAACAGCTTCAATAAAAAGTTCTGGAGCATTTTTCCCTTCAGCCAAGATGCTgataaatgactttatttatggtttcattttcttcttctccagCGTCTCCCGCTGAGTTTGGATCACAGTCTGAATCGGGTTCCAAGCACGAACCGACTCAGGGATTGTTTTGCTGAAGGGaggagcaggaaaacagctctcatgtgtttttatttaggcTTTCTGGCGTCTCTGAAGCGTTTTGATGTTTTCCTCAGAGAAGTCATTTTTATGAACCTTTTTGTCCATTGTTCCCGGATTCTAAGTCTGTTATGTTTCTTAATTTAATGCTTAAATGagataaaataagaaatgtaaaggtctttttttttccagttttgccACAAAGGACTCGTGTTTGGAGATCTTCTCCAAACACCTGTCTGACTCCTTCACCTGTCTGGCGTTCTTCACAGACACAGACCATCTTTAGGAGTCTGTTCAGGAAGTTCCCGTCATCCAGACTCTGCTGGATGACGGGAATGTTTAGCTCGtgattttaaaagacaaattcCTGCGAACATAAACAGCCCTGTGTCGTTTGGAGTTACGTCAGCAGCCTCCAGCGCTGCTCTGTTCCAGGAAAAGGTGGAACTATTTGAGTCCTGCAGGTCTTCTGATCAACGCTCTTCATGACCCTTTGCGATCAGATTCCCTGGAGACGTGAACGCTGTCTTCCTGGTCAAGCTGCGAGGAGATGTGGTGCAGAAGAATGCCATGAGCGTGCCCGGCTGTGCCGTGGCAGCAGAGAGGTGAGTGCAGCTCGACGTCAATCCCACCTCCTGGACTCTTTTCAACAATCCCACGCCGGAGGGAGTTGTGCTTTTCATCAGATGAATCGTGCGGTTTGGCTGCTGCCGCCTCCTGCATGAGGTCAGACCTTCAGCTCTGCTGTCCCTCTGACAACAGCTCCTTTGTCCTCTAAACTCTCCCAGACTGCAGGAGCAGAGGCAGAGTCTGATGGAAAAACTGCTCCCACCACCCATCCTTCAGCTTCCAAAAGACGGCGAAGCTTCGCTCACTGGGGGAAAAGGAGAGCAGGACGGACCATTGAgaacgccgccgccgccgccaccgccACCGCCTCCTGGTCTGAAATCAAGCCTGtcagaaaagcagcagcaggtggagctgcccTCAGCAGAGGAGCTGAACTCGGCTGTAGCAGAACGTCTGTTCGTCTTCCGGGATCCCACTGAGGCGGATCGGGCCCAGCAGATCCCTAAGAGACCGAAAAAGAGGAATTTCctcaatttaaagaaaagttcGGTGGCTCCAGCAGACTTTCCATGACGTTAACCTGCAGAAACACCTGTACTTTCTGTCTCCTCAGTGTTTCATGACGCTTTGCAGGATAATAAACCTGAAAAAAGCTTTCGTTTTTGTAAATGTGTAAAAGCATCCGGCTTTGTTATGTTTAAAGGCAGCTTTGAAATGTTCACTTAAATTCaggaatttaaaacaaataaatcttaaatgtttattttgttttgtttcagttcataAACATAAAACCTTAAATATTAATGGATTCATATTTCAAATACAGACTATTTGGAAACTTTACTTTGTTTTCTCCTGTAAATATCAAGATTTACTTTTGCCAACAGCAAATATAACAGATAAAAAGAGCAAAGCTGGCTAAACAAATAATCCAAtctctatttttaaagttaaactttaattttatatgaaaatgttttttgcttatgtggcaaaaaaagcttttctgacagtttttaaagaaaacattaacatctttgtttttctgcttaaaCCCGATAATCATAAAATGAATTCCTAAAAAATGCTATGAAAggtggtatatatatatatatatagatatcatATCTATTTCATCATatctatttttgcacatttttgtatttgtatactTGCACATTTTGGAACAcccctcacttttgcacattgctgtcacttttctctgctttttggaactgctgtgacaattgaattttcccaatgtgggatcaataaagaatatcttatcttatcttaaaaatactataaatcatactttgattttttttttcacttgaacTTGTAGCAGAAGCTTTTggggaagaaaagaaacattagCATTAACATTATCatttttctgagaaaaacaCAGATGGAAGCGGAAACCCAGCAGCAGAAGTTTGGCTGACTTCTGACTTTGCTGCGTGATTTGCGCTCCAGCTGCTTCCAAATATTCTCCGGCGCGCAGCGCCTCTACGTCATCctctgcccccaccccccacccttaAAACGGCCGCCTGGGTGCTCCGTGCAGCAGCTGGACCTTCAGTCCGCAGAGGCAGCAGATATGAGGCCGGGGCTCGTGGTTCTGCTGTGCGTCTTCAGCTGCGCTCTGCGCTCGGAGTGCGCGCCGCCGACCTGCTACTCTCGCGCGCTGGAGCTCAGCAGGGAGATCATGACCCTGCTGGACAGGGTGCACACGTCCCACCGCACGGTGAGCATGCGCACCTCACGCACGCTGTCCTTCCTCATTTACCAAGAGACTCATCTGTAACTGGTGACTGTTGGTTTGCAGAAGACGTGCGCGGAAGTTCTACCGACGATCTTCATCGATGTGCATGTGAGTCTGCGCGTGTGCGCGTGGAGAGAAATAAtctttctgatttctgattggctgtgcTCTGTCAGAACCCTAACTGAGGTGATTGATGCTGGTTCCGGCCTTCTCTGCAGAACGCCTGCATCACCAACAAGCTCCGGGACTTTCTGTACGTGGTGCTGAACCACCCCAGTCAGTCCTGCAGAGAGAAACCCAGGATGAAGGTGCTGAAAGGGAAGATCCAGAACCTGTACAACATCATCACCAGGATTTGTTACCGGGTAGGAGCGTCTGGAGGCCTCGTGACCTTTAGCCTCTTgtcttccagctgcagcagctcaggCTTTCTTCTGTTTTGGCAGGACCTGGTGTTTTTCACAGACGACTGTGAGGCCATCGATACAGGACACAGCCGGCTGTACGTCGCAGAAGACCGGCTGCAGATCCTGCAGGAGGAGAGATGAACCTCTCACCACAGCCTCTGCATTCCCCCCAAGCTGCAGTTTTATTTACCACCAGAGCTTATCAGATCTGCTGCTGGGCTGGACGGGAGCCTCATTCCTGCAGTGTGTGGAATTTTCCACAGGAAATATGCTGAATGCCAACCATGCCAATGGAAGCACTGAAATAATAAACTGATCCTAGATGCTTGGGAGCGGCCCTCGACCCCTGCTTCCTCACAGAGTCTGATCAAAGCTCTGCACCTCATTAGGTTCTAGAAATATGCGCTGTTGGCATAACCTTTATTCACAGCTGCTCTGCATGTCATCCTGAGTGTCCTGGAACAAATGCCTTTCTTTGTGCACGCTCAGCCCTGCAGCTTCATCACCATGAATGATCTCCTGAGTTCTGATGTTTCTGGCATTGAAGCTGAAGGAGGCCTCACCCATCTATTTTACATCAGCGTTGTGCTTTAGCCGCAGTTACTACAGAACGGACGGCATCTGTTTAGAGACACATGtatgatttctattgcttttgtACAAAGATACAATTAGtatcaaaatcaaataaaaatgtttatttcagcCGTTAAACTCACAATTGTTTGTTAGATGTTGGAAATGTGAAGGGTTTCTGCCAACAGGACAGTCAAAGCTGGTAaaatgctgccatctgctgACCAAAATGGGGTACTACGCCAAGTCTGAAGAGGTTAAAATGTTTCTGTATTTGGGGCTCAAACCCCAACTGCATTTCATTTgctagaaaaagaagaaaacataaaaCTCAGAAATGGCTGTTTGTCCTCATCAGGAGTTCAATgggattctttaaaaaaaatatccacgtaaactttatttttagtttcCAGCAAGACCTGATTTTAAAGTAATTATTAATCTGAATCACAAAACAGTGGAGCCGAAGAACCTCAGCAGAGAGCAAAGCTGAGAACTAAAACATCTCCTGCCTTCATAACTAATTATCTTAAAACTTTCAATTAAAAACTTCtctcctctgtttttttcttattggtcAATAGCTAAACtccccactccgatcatctattgatctattgtcacattttttgtagtggtctttttattaacataccgtttttagccaaaatctaaaaactgtgtcgttttctaggacatcttttctgcagagccgcagaagttcattagaaattggcgTCGATTAGGCCTGCCCAGATTTCCCGACatgcatctgtttacactctctccagctaACCTACGCTCTCTTACAGCCCCCCGCTAACAgaaccggtgcaacaaaatgttgaacaatatcagagcgGTCCAGCTAAAccgtttggatccagattccagctcagacgaggaaaacaaagacgttcatggatcgaTTTATCTGCAGGTGGacgcatcggaatggagcggagcagggagcttgcggccCGCCGACTGTAGCTTAGAAGTCactgcttcaggctttttccgACTCTGCGCCTGCTCAAcgattttaaataaagaattactcagaaGTTTAATTTTAACCTCAACTTGTTTTATGTGCgtcccatcatgagaaaaatgccacaagaacatgcaaaaaaaaaaaacatgtcatgaTTCTTCAGGCCaagcgaacccagatgctgaaacccagagtAAGACAGGTAAGTGGCAGATGAGTAATCGTTTATTGATTCTCCGTGTGAGGCTGAGGTTTGGTCCCGGCGAGGTCCGAATGTGAAGATGGCTTGtgttgtggcgtggctggaggtgttAACGCGGTCAGCGTACGGCGAGGAGTCTTCCGGTTCACTGGAACGGCTTAACTGATGACCCACACTGGTGTCACTCGTAACGTGGTTTCCTGAGGCAGGAGAATAGGAATTAGGTTGGGTACGTGAGCAAAACAAGATAGAGCATAGCAAGACCAGGCGAGTCACCGTAAGGGTTAACGATCTGGCGTCGGCTTGAGGcgctggagctccttaagagcagaagtgatgatgaggagagtgacagcagctggtggcaatcaggagaAGAGTGAAACagtgctggagggggaggagtctgccagaggcaccatgacaaacattttcatctgagtgggccCTTGTCTTTGGGTACGATAACCATATTTCATTATCTttgccaatattttataacacattctttttcaaatctGGATTTTAGTACATATACATGCCTGGGTGTTGCTTTACTGATgtgatttttcatattttctgtgTTCAGAAGGTGCCATACAGCTGGTAGATATTTTATTTAGCCAAAATGACATGATTGGTTTTACAACACAGTCAAgtcctgaaaaaataaaataaaatatacgtCCATAAGCACTAAGTCCTTCCCTTTGCATATTTTTGATTAAaccacttgtttttattttgaatgtacatttttcattatttgatgtttatttttttccctcgaCAACAGAGCACACTGGTGGAGATATGCAAACAATAAACCAGAGATTTCACCTTGACAGATTGATTGCTTCTTTTGTTGTGCAGCTCTGCCTGTGGCTCTCTGGTAGGTGACACTGACATGCTGTCAGGTCTGTTCCTACCGCCATGATGTCACGGAAGCCCCGTGGAATAACCGGCTGTGCAGGATCACACCATCCTGCCAACAAAAGGCTG
The nucleotide sequence above comes from Oryzias latipes chromosome 5, ASM223467v1. Encoded proteins:
- the cytl1 gene encoding cytokine-like protein 1, producing MRPGLVVLLCVFSCALRSECAPPTCYSRALELSREIMTLLDRVHTSHRTKTCAEVLPTIFIDVHNACITNKLRDFLYVVLNHPSQSCREKPRMKVLKGKIQNLYNIITRICYRDLVFFTDDCEAIDTGHSRLYVAEDRLQILQEER